A window of Dickeya zeae NCPPB 2538 contains these coding sequences:
- the envZ gene encoding two-component system sensor histidine kinase EnvZ, with amino-acid sequence MIRWRFSPRSAFARTLLLIVTLLFVSLVTTYLVVLNFAILPSLQQFNKVLAYEVRMLMTDKLQLEDGSTLDVPPAFRREIYRELGISLYTNAAAEESGLRWAQHYKFLSQQMAQQLGGPTEVRVEVSKNTPVVWLKTWLSPDIWVRVPLTEIHQGDFSPLFRYTLAIMLLVIGGAWLFIRVQNRPLVELEHAAIQVGKGIIPPPLREYGASEVRSVTRAFNQMASGVKLLADDRTLLMAGVSHDLRTPLTRIRLATEMMGQEDEYLAESINKDIEECNAIIEQFIDYLRTGQEMQMEVADLNAILGEVVASESGYEREIDSELTLGELPMKVSPLSIKRAVANLVVNAARYGNGWIRVSSGRELQRAWFQVEDDGPGIDPSQLAHLFQPFVRGDSARSTSGTGLGLAIVQRIIDAHNGSLDVGKSERGGLRVRAYLPLAFPNSSSTASVRVREGHRRSSTQTGRTRQGKE; translated from the coding sequence ATGATTCGATGGCGCTTCTCACCACGCAGCGCCTTCGCCCGCACGCTGTTGCTGATTGTTACTCTGCTATTCGTTAGCCTTGTCACCACCTATCTGGTGGTGCTTAACTTCGCGATTCTGCCCAGTCTGCAACAGTTCAACAAAGTTCTGGCCTATGAGGTCAGAATGTTGATGACGGACAAGCTGCAACTGGAAGATGGTTCCACGCTGGACGTCCCCCCGGCGTTCCGGCGTGAGATTTATCGCGAGCTGGGTATTTCGCTCTACACCAACGCCGCAGCCGAAGAGAGCGGTCTGCGCTGGGCGCAGCACTACAAGTTTCTGAGCCAGCAGATGGCGCAGCAACTGGGTGGGCCGACCGAAGTGCGGGTTGAGGTCAGCAAGAATACGCCGGTGGTCTGGCTGAAAACCTGGTTATCGCCGGATATCTGGGTTCGGGTGCCGCTAACGGAAATCCATCAGGGCGATTTCTCGCCACTGTTTCGTTATACCCTGGCTATTATGCTGCTGGTGATAGGCGGCGCCTGGTTATTTATTCGGGTGCAGAACCGACCCTTGGTGGAGCTAGAGCACGCTGCCATTCAGGTGGGGAAAGGCATTATTCCGCCACCGTTACGTGAATATGGTGCTTCGGAGGTGCGTTCGGTGACGCGAGCTTTCAACCAGATGGCATCCGGGGTCAAGCTACTGGCGGATGACCGAACGTTACTGATGGCTGGCGTCAGCCATGACTTGCGCACGCCGTTGACCCGCATTCGTCTGGCAACCGAGATGATGGGCCAGGAAGATGAATACCTGGCGGAATCTATCAATAAAGATATTGAAGAGTGTAACGCCATCATCGAGCAGTTCATCGACTACCTGCGTACGGGTCAGGAAATGCAGATGGAGGTCGCTGACCTCAATGCGATTCTGGGTGAAGTGGTTGCGTCTGAAAGCGGTTATGAGCGGGAAATCGACAGTGAATTGACTCTGGGCGAACTGCCGATGAAGGTCAGCCCTTTGTCGATTAAACGAGCGGTAGCGAATCTGGTCGTGAATGCTGCGCGTTATGGTAATGGCTGGATTCGTGTCAGCAGCGGCCGGGAATTACAGCGAGCCTGGTTCCAGGTGGAAGACGATGGCCCCGGTATCGACCCATCGCAGTTGGCGCACCTGTTTCAGCCGTTTGTTCGTGGTGATAGTGCCCGCAGTACCAGCGGCACCGGGTTAGGCCTGGCGATCGTGCAGCGTATTATTGACGCACATAACGGATCGTTGGATGTGGGGAAAAGTGAGCGCGGCGGACTACGCGTGCGGGCTTATTTGCCACTGGCGTTCCCGAACTCATCCAGCACGGCTTCAGTCCGTGTGCGTGAGGGCCATCGACGTAGCTCGACGCAGACAGGTCGCACCCGGCAAGGCAAAGAGTAA
- the ompR gene encoding two-component system response regulator OmpR, whose translation MQENYKILVVDDDMRLRALLERYLTEQGFQVRSVANAEQMDRLLTRESFHLMVLDLMLPGEDGLSICRRLRSQSNPMPIIMVTAKGEEVDRIVGLEIGADDYIPKPFNPRELLARIRAVLRRQANELPGAPSQEEAVIAFGKFKLNLGTREMFRDDEPMPLTSGEFAVLKALVSHPREPLSRDKLMNLARGREYSAMERSIDVQISRLRRMVEEDPAHPRYIQTVWGLGYVFVPDGSKA comes from the coding sequence ATGCAAGAGAATTATAAAATTCTGGTTGTGGATGACGATATGCGCCTGCGAGCGTTATTGGAACGCTATCTGACCGAACAGGGTTTTCAGGTACGTAGTGTTGCCAATGCCGAACAGATGGATCGCCTGCTGACGCGCGAATCCTTCCATCTGATGGTATTGGATTTGATGTTACCGGGCGAGGATGGGTTGTCCATCTGCCGTCGTCTGCGCAGTCAAAGCAACCCGATGCCGATCATCATGGTGACGGCGAAAGGCGAAGAAGTGGATAGAATCGTAGGGCTGGAAATCGGTGCCGACGATTATATTCCCAAACCGTTTAACCCACGCGAACTGCTGGCCCGTATTCGTGCGGTACTGCGCCGTCAGGCGAATGAATTGCCCGGCGCACCGTCACAGGAAGAAGCGGTCATCGCATTCGGTAAATTTAAACTGAATCTGGGCACGCGCGAGATGTTCCGTGACGATGAACCCATGCCGCTGACCAGTGGCGAGTTCGCGGTACTTAAGGCGCTGGTGAGCCACCCGCGTGAGCCGCTGTCTCGCGACAAACTGATGAATCTGGCTCGTGGCCGTGAATACAGCGCCATGGAACGTTCCATTGACGTGCAGATTTCCCGCTTGCGCCGCATGGTAGAGGAAGACCCGGCACATCCGCGCTATATCCAGACCGTGTGGGGACTGGGTTACGTTTTTGTGCCGGACGGCAGTAAAGCATGA
- the greB gene encoding transcription elongation factor GreB yields MKTDLITREGYEALHQELNYLWKERRPEITEKVAWAASLGDRSENADYLYNKRLLREIDRRVRYLRKRLQVVRVVDYSPQQDGKVFFGAWVEVENEEGEVKRFRIVGPDEIYGRKDYISIDAPMARALLKKAVDEEAVVSTPTGPRVWYVNKIDYKHTID; encoded by the coding sequence ATGAAAACCGATCTGATCACTCGCGAAGGCTATGAAGCCCTGCATCAGGAACTGAACTATCTGTGGAAAGAGCGTCGCCCGGAAATCACAGAGAAGGTAGCCTGGGCGGCCAGTTTGGGCGATCGCAGCGAAAACGCCGATTACCTCTACAACAAACGCTTGTTGCGTGAAATCGACCGCCGGGTACGTTACTTGCGCAAACGCCTGCAGGTGGTGCGGGTGGTGGATTACTCCCCCCAGCAGGACGGCAAGGTATTCTTTGGTGCCTGGGTCGAGGTGGAAAACGAAGAGGGCGAGGTTAAACGCTTTCGTATCGTCGGGCCGGATGAAATCTATGGCCGAAAAGATTACATCTCGATTGACGCGCCAATGGCCCGCGCCCTGCTGAAAAAAGCGGTGGACGAAGAAGCGGTGGTCAGTACGCCTACCGGTCCCAGGGTCTGGTACGTCAATAAAATCGACTATAAGCACACGATTGACTGA